CGAGCCGCGGGTGCAGGTCGCCTTCTTCGTCGGCGTCGGCGCCTGGGCGGGCTACAACTACCTCGTCGCCGATGGCGGCGCGATCGACCTGCTCCTGCTCGCGCTCGCGACCCTCGTCGTCGCCCAGCAGGCCAGAAAGCTCTAGCCGTAGTACGTCGGCGCGGCGCGTTCGACCGCCTCGCAGGCAAGTGCCTCGAACGTCGCCCGTTCCGGGACGACGTCCACCGCGATCCCCAGCCCCTCTGCCGTCTCCCGCGTCGGCTCGCCGATCACCCCGATGACGGCGCGCTCCAGTCCGGCGAGCGCGTCCTCTCTCACTCCCCGTTCCTCCGCCGATTCGAGGAAGTGTTCGACCGTGAGCGAGGAGGTGAACAGCGCCGCCTCCAGTTCGCCCGTCGCGGCGCGTTCGGCCGAGACGCCCGCACCCTCCGGCACGACGAGTTCGTAGAGGACGGTCTCGTGGACGTAGCCGCCACACTCGTTCACCCCGTCGGTGAGGACGGGGCTCCCGTGGTCGCTCCTCGCGACCTCCACCGTCCGTCCCGGAACCCGGTCGCAGAGCGCGTTGACGAGGCCCGTCGAGGAGAACACGTCGGGGACCAGATCGACCCGGTATCCCGCCTCGCGGAGCGTCCGGGAGGTCCGCTCGCCGATCGCACAGACCGACGTTTCGCCTGCGTCCCACTCGGCATCCGAAGCGAGTTCGACGCCCGTCTGGCTCGTGAATATCGTGTACGCCGCGTCCTCTCGCGGACTCGACCCGGTCGGACGTACTTCGAGCATCGGGTCCGGGACGGGGATCGCGCCGAGCGATTCGAGCAGGTCGATCCCCTCGGCGAGGCGCTCGTCGTCCGGGCGGAAGAGCGCGACGCGCACCTCCTGACTCATTCGAGCGCCCCCTTCGCGGCCTCCCGAACCGAGACGACGTCACCGATGACGGTCACCGCCGGGGGTTCGATCCGCTCTCGGTCCCTGACCTCGACGATCGTTTCGAGGGTCCCGGTGGCGATCCGTCCCTCCGACCAGGTGCCGCGTTCGACGAGCGCGACGGGCGTCTCCGGGTCCATGCCGGCCTCCCGGAGCGCCGCGGTGTACTCGCCGAGTTTGCCGACGCCCATCAGGACGACGATCGTTCCACCCGTCTCCGCGAGCGCCGCCCAGTCGACCGTCGACTCCGTTTTTGCTGGATCTTCGTGACCGGTGACGACGCTCACCGACGAGGCGTGATCCCGGTGGGTGATCGGCACGCCGAAGACGGCGGGGGCGGCCATCGCCGAGGTGACGCCGGGGACGATTTCCACAGGAACGCCGTGTTCCGCCAGGTACTCCAGTTCCTCGCCGCCACGTCCGAAGACGAACGGGTCGCCGCCTTTCAGCCGGAGGACGCTCTTTCCCGCACGCGCGAGGGAGACGAGTCGCTCGTTGATCTCGGACTGGGAGGTGCGCTCGCCGCCCGCGCGCTTGCCGACGTCCTCGCGTTTCCCGTCGGGGATCAGCTCGATGATCGCCGGTCCCGGGAGTTTGTCGTGGAGGACGACGTCGCACTCGTCGAACAGCCGGCGGGCCTTCACCGTCAGGAGTTCCGGATCGCCGGGGCCGCTCCCGACGAGGTAGACGGTACCGGGCTCAGCCATCCGTCCCCCCGACGTCCTCGCGTCTGGCCGCCTCGATCAGCTCGCGAGCACCGCGGTCGGCCAGTTCGTCGGCGAGCCGGCGGGCGGCGCTCGCGTGGCTCTCGATCGGCAGGTCGCGGGTCGCCCCGATCCGCTCGGTGCCGTCGCGGCTGAGCGCCTGCACGCGCGTCGCGACGTACGATCCCTGCACCCGTGCGCTGATGCCGAGCGGAGCGACACAGCCCCCACCGAGTGCGGCGAGGACGGTCCGCTCGACGGTCGTCTCGACCCGGCTCCTGGGGTGGTCGATCCGGTCGTGGATCGTCTCCGCGACCTCGCCCTCCAGGGCGATCACGCAGAGTGCGCCCTGACCCGGCGCGGGGACGAACTCGGGTACAGTAAGCGACTGCACACCGACCTCCCCGAGCAGTTCCGCGCGTTCGAGTCCCGCACGAGCGAGGATGAGCGCGTCGTACTCGACCTCGACGTCACGGTCGAGTGCGGCCCTCCGAAGCGGCGAGAGTCCCTCGTGCCACTCCTCCAGCCGTCGGTCGAACGCCGGCTCGAACTCCTCGTTCCCGGTGTTCGCCCGCCGTTCGGCCTCGTCCTCGCGCCGACGCTCGTGTTCCGCGTCCATCCACGGGGCGAGCAGCTTCTCGATCCGCGTATCGACGTTGCCACGGACGGGCTCGACTACGAGGTCCGGTCGGGCCGCGAGCAGCTGTGCCCCTCGCCGCAAGCTCGCGGTGCCGACGGTCGCACCCTCCGGGAGCTCCGAGAGCGTTCTCCCCTGTGGAGTGACCAGCAGATCCTCGCGCGAACCGCGCTCCGGGACCCCCGCGACGACGAGTTCGTCCGGCATCTCCGTCGGCACGTCCTTCATCGAGTGGATCGCGGCGTCGGCGTCGCCCTCGAGCACCCGTTCGTCGAGCGCGCGGACGAACGCCCCGGTGGTGCCGAGACGGTGGATCAGTTCGTCGGTGATCCGGTCGCCCTCGGTCTCGACGGTGACGACCTCGACGTCGTATCGTCGCCCCGAGAGCGCCCGTTCGACCGTCCGCGCCTGGGCGAGCGCCAGGTCGGATCCGCGCGTCGCGAGGCGGATCGACCTCGGTCGTCGTGTCATACACATCCCTCGGCGATGGGGGTTGAAACCCGCTTCGCTCGCCGTGCGCATGCAAGCACAATCGGCATCCGCACTCCGGCTGTCAATCGGTTGAATATGATGGACGACTCGACGCTCGTTACGGGGGACGGGTCACGGATACCGCCGGAGGTGCACGACCGCCTCGCGGAGGGCTCGCGGTGGCATTCGCTCTGTCACTGGACGGTCCATCGGAGTACGGACGCGGCGCTCGCGTTCGAGCACGAGCGCGGCCGGACCGTGCTCGAGGTCGTCCCGGACCGGGACGACCGCCCCGGATCGGAGCCGCTCACGCGCTGGAAGCTCCGCTGTCGCCGCAGCGCCGGCGAGGCGACGAGTACGGCGACCGTCGACCGGTACACGACGATCGATCGCGCCGTCGACGACCTGCTGGAACGGGTCACACGCCTCGATTGCGAGGAGTACGCGAGGGGCGTGCCCCTCGCCGAGGTGTTCGGACGCGGCGGTGAGCGAAGCGGATGAGCGGCTCGATCGAGTCAAGCGAGGCCGTAAAGCGCGCCGAGGAGGCCGCGCGACCGGAGTCGCTCGTCGTCGTCTCGAACCGCCAGCCCTACAGTCACGACCGTCAGGGCGACGAGATCTCGGTCGACGAACCCGCCGGAGGGCTCACCGCCGGGCTCGACCCGGTGATGCAGACAACCGACGGGACGTGGATCGCGTGGGGCGACGGCGCCGCCGACGAGTGCGTCACCGACGAGAAGGGGCGGGTCCGGGTGCCGCCCGACGACCCCTCGTACACGCTCAGACGGCTCTGGCTCACCGAGCGGGATGTAGAGCGATACTACGCCGGTTACAGCAACCAGGTGCTCTGGCCGGTCTGTCACGGCGCGAACTGGAAGGTCGAGCACGCGGAGACCTACTTCGACCGGTACCGAGAGGTGAACGAGCGTTTCGCCGAGGCCGTCGTCGACGCGGCCGACGAGGGGACGACGGTCTGGTTCCAGGACTACCACCTCGCGCTCGCGCCACGACGGGTGACGGGCC
This region of Halalkalicoccus sp. CGA53 genomic DNA includes:
- a CDS encoding uroporphyrinogen-III synthase codes for the protein MSQEVRVALFRPDDERLAEGIDLLESLGAIPVPDPMLEVRPTGSSPREDAAYTIFTSQTGVELASDAEWDAGETSVCAIGERTSRTLREAGYRVDLVPDVFSSTGLVNALCDRVPGRTVEVARSDHGSPVLTDGVNECGGYVHETVLYELVVPEGAGVSAERAATGELEAALFTSSLTVEHFLESAEERGVREDALAGLERAVIGVIGEPTRETAEGLGIAVDVVPERATFEALACEAVERAAPTYYG
- the cobA gene encoding uroporphyrinogen-III C-methyltransferase, with protein sequence MAEPGTVYLVGSGPGDPELLTVKARRLFDECDVVLHDKLPGPAIIELIPDGKREDVGKRAGGERTSQSEINERLVSLARAGKSVLRLKGGDPFVFGRGGEELEYLAEHGVPVEIVPGVTSAMAAPAVFGVPITHRDHASSVSVVTGHEDPAKTESTVDWAALAETGGTIVVLMGVGKLGEYTAALREAGMDPETPVALVERGTWSEGRIATGTLETIVEVRDRERIEPPAVTVIGDVVSVREAAKGALE
- the hemC gene encoding hydroxymethylbilane synthase gives rise to the protein MTRRPRSIRLATRGSDLALAQARTVERALSGRRYDVEVVTVETEGDRITDELIHRLGTTGAFVRALDERVLEGDADAAIHSMKDVPTEMPDELVVAGVPERGSREDLLVTPQGRTLSELPEGATVGTASLRRGAQLLAARPDLVVEPVRGNVDTRIEKLLAPWMDAEHERRREDEAERRANTGNEEFEPAFDRRLEEWHEGLSPLRRAALDRDVEVEYDALILARAGLERAELLGEVGVQSLTVPEFVPAPGQGALCVIALEGEVAETIHDRIDHPRSRVETTVERTVLAALGGGCVAPLGISARVQGSYVATRVQALSRDGTERIGATRDLPIESHASAARRLADELADRGARELIEAARREDVGGTDG